TCCATTATTACGATCTCTGGATCCGATTGGAGCGCTCGCGCGATTGCGACGCTTTGCTGTTCTCCACCGGAGAAGTTCTTGACTTCGCTCCGCGGGTTCAGATCTAATTCTAGTCGGGAGAGCAGTTCACGTGACCCGGCTTCCATCCGATCGTCGTCCACGAAGTTTAGTAAGCGGCCGAGTGGCCCCTCAAGCAGGATTTCGTCCCCCAGGTAGATGTTCTCGGCAACCGTTCGGTTGGGGGCAATAGCAAGGTCCTGATAGACAGTTTCGATTCCCATCTCCTCGGCATCGTTGTAGTCTTCGAGGTCGACCTGTTCGCCGTGGATGTATATCTCACCGCTCGTTCGCTGGAGAACGCCGCTCAGGATCTTGATCAGCGTCGATTTACCGGCACCGTTGTCTCCGAGGAGAGCAAAGACCTCGTTCTCGTTAATGCTGAACGAGACGTCTTCGAGTGCCTGCACCTGTCCGAACTGTTTCGACAGGTTGTCGACGCGAATTATCTCACTCATAGCCAACCACCCTCTTGATCCTTGGCTCGAATCGCGACCGCAACGATGATCACGATGCCTCGAATGAGCTGTTGCCAGCTCGAACCGTAACCCAGGAGTACGAGGCCGTTGTCGATGACACTGATCAGCAGTGCTCCGAGGATCGTCCCGAGGATCGTCCCTCGACCACCGAACAACGACGTACCACCGATGATCACAGCCGCGATAACAGCCAGTTCGATTCCGCCTCCCATCCCTGGCCGAGCGACACCGAGTCGACCGATGAACAGGAGGCCGGCGATACCCGCACAGAGTCCTGCCATCGTTAGCGTTAGAACTTTTACCTTGGTCGTGTTGATACCGGAGTACCTCGCTGCTTGTTCCGAATCACCGGTCGCATACACGTGTCTCCCGAACTTCGTCTTCCAGAGAACCACCGCTGCAACGACCGAAAGCCCGAGTGCCCAGATGATCAGGTTCGGAAGCCCAGCAAGATTCCCGCCGAACACCGACGTTACAGCCTCGTTTCGCACGATCACCGTGGACTGACCGGATGCGATGAACGCTCCTCCGCGGGTTACCCCGAGCATGCCGATAGTGACGATGAACGACGGAATACCGAACCGGACGGTGATGACACCGTTCAGTATCCCGAACGTGAGACCGACGGCGAGCGCAACGAGGACGCCAGCGACCGCACCGTACTCGTTGATAGTCAAG
This is a stretch of genomic DNA from Salinigranum rubrum. It encodes these proteins:
- a CDS encoding ABC transporter permease; amino-acid sequence: MAIQEKSTYGRIIENTVSRAGELGLLAAAIVVLGAFFTVVSPVFLSVGNFVNIIRATSIVIVLALGMTYVIVSAEIDVSIGGIMAFSGVLAGLTINEYGAVAGVLVALAVGLTFGILNGVITVRFGIPSFIVTIGMLGVTRGGAFIASGQSTVIVRNEAVTSVFGGNLAGLPNLIIWALGLSVVAAVVLWKTKFGRHVYATGDSEQAARYSGINTTKVKVLTLTMAGLCAGIAGLLFIGRLGVARPGMGGGIELAVIAAVIIGGTSLFGGRGTILGTILGALLISVIDNGLVLLGYGSSWQQLIRGIVIIVAVAIRAKDQEGGWL
- a CDS encoding ATP-binding cassette domain-containing protein, which gives rise to MSEIIRVDNLSKQFGQVQALEDVSFSINENEVFALLGDNGAGKSTLIKILSGVLQRTSGEIYIHGEQVDLEDYNDAEEMGIETVYQDLAIAPNRTVAENIYLGDEILLEGPLGRLLNFVDDDRMEAGSRELLSRLELDLNPRSEVKNFSGGEQQSVAIARALQSDPEIVIMDEPTSALSIEATRRILELIKRLRDQGVTIILISHNLENIFEVADRAAVLASGRLIGVEDLEGVTDDELVGMMMGRERRSS